The Saccharothrix variisporea genome has a segment encoding these proteins:
- a CDS encoding glycoside hydrolase family 12 protein, whose translation MSGIRRALIAAAVAFLMGLLGSGSAQAATWWTSDQWGTWSNGGYTLRNNIWGSGAGPQTLWANSYSNWGVWADHPNTGGVKSYPHAAKAVNRRLSSIGGVSSSFNVNPPAGGAYTTTYDIWADNYRYEIMLWMNKFGPVGPIGSYQTTTSVGGHSWDVYRGTNGYNEVFSFIRRGNTNAGTVDIKAVMNWIKNRGWYGDVTLGEVQFGYEITSSSGGLNFGTNSFSISSW comes from the coding sequence ATGAGCGGGATACGGCGCGCGCTGATCGCGGCGGCAGTCGCGTTCTTGATGGGGCTGCTCGGTTCGGGAAGCGCCCAGGCGGCGACCTGGTGGACCTCCGACCAATGGGGAACCTGGTCGAACGGTGGTTACACGCTGCGCAACAACATCTGGGGCAGCGGTGCGGGTCCTCAGACGCTGTGGGCCAACTCGTACAGCAACTGGGGCGTGTGGGCCGATCACCCCAACACCGGCGGGGTGAAGTCCTACCCGCACGCGGCGAAGGCCGTGAACCGGAGGCTCAGCTCGATCGGCGGGGTGAGCAGCAGCTTCAACGTGAACCCTCCTGCGGGAGGTGCGTACACGACCACGTACGACATCTGGGCTGACAACTACCGGTACGAGATCATGCTGTGGATGAACAAGTTCGGCCCGGTGGGGCCGATCGGGTCCTACCAGACCACCACGTCGGTCGGCGGGCACAGCTGGGACGTCTACCGCGGCACCAACGGCTACAACGAGGTCTTCTCGTTCATCCGCCGCGGCAACACCAACGCCGGCACGGTCGACATCAAGGCCGTGATGAACTGGATCAAGAACCGCGGCTGGTACGGCGACGTCACGCTCGGCGAGGTGCAGTTCGGGTACGAGATCACGTCGTCGAGCGGAGGCCTCAACTTCGGCACGAACAGCTTCTCCATCTCGTCCTGGTGA
- a CDS encoding flavin reductase family protein, with the protein MHRELRLAMRNFATGVCIASTFRDGPDGREHDAVTVNSLLSLSLQPPLVALSLHRDSGFLRDLLASGVWSVSILDIGADDVARTFARGRAERAHAIDTLSTSVGTRTGTLVVDAPSWMECELRRHIEVGDHVMVVGEVVAVGLQERRPPLIFLHGRYQTLGEVR; encoded by the coding sequence GTGCACCGTGAACTCCGCCTCGCCATGCGCAACTTCGCCACCGGCGTCTGCATCGCGTCGACCTTCCGGGACGGCCCGGACGGTCGCGAGCACGACGCGGTGACGGTCAACTCACTGCTGTCCCTGTCACTCCAACCGCCGCTGGTGGCCCTGTCGCTGCACCGGGACTCGGGCTTCCTGCGGGACCTGCTGGCCTCGGGAGTGTGGTCGGTGTCCATATTGGACATCGGAGCGGACGACGTCGCCCGCACCTTCGCCCGGGGCCGCGCCGAGCGCGCCCACGCGATCGACACGTTGTCGACCTCCGTCGGCACGCGGACGGGCACGCTCGTCGTCGACGCGCCCAGCTGGATGGAGTGCGAACTGCGACGGCACATCGAAGTCGGTGACCACGTGATGGTCGTCGGCGAAGTGGTCGCCGTGGGCTTGCAGGAGCGCCGTCCACCACTGATCTTCCTGCACGGCCGGTACCAGACCCTCGGTGAAGTCCGCTGA
- a CDS encoding GNAT family N-acetyltransferase — protein MKVRDASELDAGACAAIYAPYVTGTAITFECVPPTPTEMAGRIANALRTHAWVVLEDDDGRVVGYAYGGPFKAREAYRWSCEVSVYLEPGLRRTGGGRALYEALFERLAARGYRTAAAGMTLPNDASVGLHRALGFEPVGVYRRIGWKNGAWHDVAWTQREIATGDDPPVEPV, from the coding sequence ATGAAGGTGAGAGACGCGTCGGAGCTCGACGCCGGGGCCTGCGCGGCCATCTACGCGCCGTACGTCACCGGAACGGCCATCACGTTCGAATGCGTGCCACCGACACCGACGGAGATGGCCGGACGGATCGCGAACGCGTTGCGCACCCACGCCTGGGTCGTGCTGGAGGACGACGACGGCCGCGTGGTCGGCTACGCCTACGGCGGCCCGTTCAAGGCACGCGAGGCGTACCGCTGGTCGTGCGAGGTCAGCGTCTACCTGGAGCCGGGCCTCCGGCGCACCGGCGGCGGTCGCGCCCTGTACGAGGCGCTGTTCGAACGCCTCGCGGCGCGCGGCTACCGGACGGCCGCCGCGGGCATGACGCTGCCGAACGACGCCAGCGTCGGCCTGCACCGCGCCCTGGGCTTCGAACCGGTCGGGGTCTACCGGCGCATCGGCTGGAAGAACGGCGCGTGGCACGACGTCGCCTGGACCCAGCGGGAGATCGCCACCGGCGACGACCCGCCCGTCGAGCCGGTGTGA
- a CDS encoding TetR/AcrR family transcriptional regulator, with protein MATRGRPRSFDRDHALRTAMLAFWARGYESVSTTELAGSMGISQSSLYAAFGDKQSLFREAVAYYGEHEGAIARRALATSDTARQAVETMLRQSADRFTDRSLPSGCMVVLAATNATAGNAAVQEFASELRRRDEAALSARLTRAVAEGELPGHADPRSLAAFYHSVLYGLSIQARDGRDRPGLHAIVDVAMDVWPT; from the coding sequence ATGGCGACCCGAGGCAGACCGCGGTCCTTCGACCGCGACCACGCGTTGCGCACGGCGATGTTGGCGTTCTGGGCGCGCGGCTACGAGTCGGTGTCGACCACGGAGCTGGCGGGCAGCATGGGCATCAGCCAGTCCAGCCTCTACGCCGCGTTCGGCGACAAGCAGTCGCTGTTCCGCGAGGCCGTGGCCTACTACGGCGAGCACGAGGGCGCGATCGCCCGCCGGGCCCTGGCCACCAGCGACACGGCCCGCCAGGCGGTGGAGACCATGCTGCGCCAGAGCGCGGACCGCTTCACCGACCGGTCGCTGCCCAGCGGCTGCATGGTGGTGCTCGCGGCGACGAACGCCACGGCCGGCAACGCGGCCGTGCAGGAGTTCGCCTCCGAGCTGCGCAGGCGCGACGAGGCCGCGCTGTCCGCCCGCCTGACCCGCGCCGTGGCCGAGGGCGAGCTGCCCGGCCACGCCGACCCCCGCTCCCTCGCGGCGTTCTACCACTCGGTCCTGTACGGACTGTCGATCCAGGCCCGGGACGGTCGCGACCGCCCCGGGCTGCACGCCATCGTCGACGTGGCGATGGACGTGTGGCCGACATGA
- a CDS encoding helix-turn-helix domain-containing protein: MVKESQPALRKPFEATFQRNSATLVVATEELSQAWRDHFGTTVRVNVGEGCSRLGGLRRGTLGTASLTVLRAGPHTLTAKPSPAHGHVHFLLVVSGSVVLTQDGRRAEVPRQGLVCLDSSRRFGLTVPEKSAIVAIRVPHSALRVRAADTARVTALPWSREPGLVKVVGETLAGFGQYAGDLDDDIAGLIGASFVNLLAMLIRQHRDAEVHDSAASREALLEEVMRYCLEHLDEVDLTPRAVARAHHMSIRRLQQLFAERGTSPARWIRAERLARCHDDLRNPAKRHLSVATIGERWGLLNASHFSRQFRGQYGVTPSELRNLLLAGAA; the protein is encoded by the coding sequence ATGGTGAAGGAATCGCAGCCCGCGTTACGCAAGCCTTTCGAGGCCACTTTCCAGAGAAATTCCGCGACACTCGTCGTCGCCACCGAAGAATTGTCCCAAGCGTGGCGCGACCATTTCGGCACCACGGTCCGCGTGAACGTCGGCGAAGGGTGTTCCCGCCTCGGTGGCCTGCGCCGCGGGACGTTGGGCACCGCGTCCCTCACCGTGCTCCGGGCGGGTCCCCACACGCTCACCGCGAAGCCGTCGCCCGCCCACGGCCACGTGCACTTCCTGCTGGTGGTGTCGGGTTCCGTCGTGCTGACGCAGGACGGCCGCCGGGCCGAGGTGCCCCGCCAGGGTCTCGTGTGCCTCGACAGCAGCCGTCGCTTCGGCCTCACCGTGCCGGAGAAGTCCGCGATCGTCGCGATCCGCGTGCCGCACTCGGCGCTGCGGGTGCGGGCGGCCGACACCGCCCGCGTGACGGCGCTGCCGTGGTCGCGCGAACCGGGCCTGGTCAAGGTCGTGGGCGAGACGCTGGCGGGCTTCGGGCAGTACGCCGGCGACCTGGACGACGACATCGCCGGACTGATCGGGGCCAGTTTCGTCAACCTGCTGGCGATGCTGATCAGGCAACACCGGGACGCCGAGGTCCACGACTCCGCCGCCTCGCGCGAGGCGCTGCTGGAGGAGGTCATGCGCTACTGCCTCGAGCACCTCGACGAGGTCGACCTGACCCCGCGGGCGGTCGCGCGGGCCCACCACATGTCGATCCGGCGCTTGCAGCAGCTGTTCGCCGAGCGCGGCACGAGCCCGGCGCGCTGGATCCGGGCCGAACGCCTCGCGCGCTGCCACGACGACCTGCGCAATCCCGCGAAACGCCACCTCTCGGTGGCGACGATCGGCGAGCGCTGGGGGTTGCTCAACGCCTCGCACTTCAGCCGGCAATTCCGCGGGCAATACGGCGTCACCCCCAGCGAACTCCGGAACCTGCTCCTCGCCGGTGCGGCGTGA
- a CDS encoding MFS transporter, with translation MSGRSDTKTHRGSATVAPPEKEMPGWGFRIWAMLIVVCGAFMLDALDNIMVGIATPPIQAEFGMSNNTLQWVVSAYVLGFGGFLLLGGRAADLAGRRRVFLVGVTVFAVGSLLGGLGDTSVMVIAGRFIMGVGAAFTAPSALSIIITSFPAGAQRNRALGIYTACGAVGYSTGVIVGGLLTELGWRWTFLLPVPIVVVVFLGGLFLVPKDPAPVRGRKYDVAGAVTITAAMLLLVFAIVEAPASGLLAPRTAGAFVAAIVLIGLFVAIERRAAEPLLRLALLRVPSLVGASLVAAAILGTYMSFQFIGGLYLQSYLGWSPLQMGLAFLPVGLLIMTIAPRAGKLIGRFGLHGMIFAGFVAYTLSYALFLRIDETASYWWVVFPSVALIGIAFPFSFPAANVLATSRVADDEQGVAAGILQTGYQVGAAIVLAVIAAISTLDASGRTDRAAQLESYHTSLYVVLGISVLTTVLTLVPVLRAAARKRTQPVPAAG, from the coding sequence ATGTCTGGTAGGAGTGACACCAAGACCCACCGCGGGTCCGCGACGGTCGCGCCACCGGAGAAGGAGATGCCCGGCTGGGGCTTCCGGATCTGGGCGATGCTGATCGTCGTGTGCGGCGCGTTCATGCTCGACGCGCTCGACAACATCATGGTCGGCATCGCGACCCCGCCGATCCAGGCCGAGTTCGGCATGTCCAACAACACCCTGCAGTGGGTCGTCAGCGCCTACGTGCTCGGCTTCGGCGGCTTCCTGCTGCTCGGGGGTCGCGCGGCGGACCTGGCGGGACGCCGCCGCGTCTTCCTCGTCGGCGTCACCGTGTTCGCGGTCGGGTCGCTGCTGGGCGGCCTCGGCGACACGAGCGTCATGGTGATCGCGGGCCGGTTCATCATGGGCGTCGGCGCGGCCTTCACCGCCCCCTCCGCGCTGTCGATCATCATCACGTCCTTCCCCGCCGGCGCGCAGCGCAACCGCGCGCTGGGCATCTACACCGCGTGCGGCGCGGTCGGGTACTCGACCGGCGTCATCGTCGGCGGCCTGCTGACCGAGCTGGGCTGGCGCTGGACGTTCCTGCTGCCGGTGCCGATCGTGGTCGTGGTGTTCCTGGGCGGCCTGTTCCTGGTGCCCAAGGACCCGGCGCCCGTGCGCGGGCGCAAGTACGACGTCGCGGGCGCGGTCACGATCACCGCCGCCATGCTGCTGCTGGTGTTCGCGATCGTGGAGGCTCCGGCCTCGGGCCTGCTCGCCCCGCGCACCGCGGGCGCGTTCGTCGCCGCGATCGTCCTCATCGGACTGTTCGTCGCGATCGAGCGCCGGGCGGCGGAGCCGCTGCTGCGCCTGGCCCTGCTGCGCGTGCCGTCGCTGGTGGGAGCGAGCCTCGTCGCCGCCGCCATCCTCGGCACCTACATGAGCTTCCAGTTCATCGGCGGCCTCTACCTCCAGTCCTACCTGGGGTGGTCGCCGCTGCAGATGGGCCTGGCGTTCCTCCCCGTCGGCCTGCTGATCATGACCATCGCGCCCCGCGCGGGCAAGCTGATCGGGCGGTTCGGCCTGCACGGCATGATCTTCGCGGGCTTCGTCGCCTACACCCTGTCCTACGCGCTGTTCCTGCGCATCGACGAGACCGCCTCCTACTGGTGGGTGGTGTTCCCGAGCGTGGCGTTGATCGGCATCGCGTTCCCGTTCTCCTTCCCGGCGGCCAACGTCCTGGCGACCTCGCGGGTCGCCGACGACGAGCAGGGCGTCGCGGCGGGCATCCTGCAGACCGGCTACCAGGTCGGCGCGGCGATCGTGCTGGCGGTCATCGCGGCCATCTCGACGCTGGACGCGAGCGGGCGCACCGACCGCGCCGCGCAGTTGGAGAGCTACCACACCTCGCTCTACGTCGTGCTCGGCATCTCGGTGCTGACCACGGTGCTGACGCTCGTCCCGGTCCTGCGCGCCGCCGCGCGCAAGCGGACCCAACCGGTTCCCGCGGCCGGCTGA
- a CDS encoding RICIN domain-containing protein, with protein MQLKDGSYAVTISGTSPGKVFTSPSLDGPWTARGDVVVASGPYSSSFRTQDNLRIILRPDGKYEAITSNFQLATADNVTGPYTVLTPRLFDQIAGSPNQDMADPLLFYTGHTYHVIFNNWRAKKAYHYTSSDGVTNWTLQPGIAYDPTAGFIRYTDGTVNNWTKLERPGVYIENGHAVAMTFAAIDVEKENDLGNGQHGSKVIVVPFDGAGLDDTSPGPQGSMIVGGQSGRCVDVPGASTTNGTQVQLWDCGGQPNQRWTATSGKQLQVYGNKCLDASGRGTTNGTQVVIWDCNGQSNQQWNINTNGTITGVQSGLCLDATANGTANGTKLILWTCNGGQNQRWTLRS; from the coding sequence TTGCAGCTCAAGGACGGGTCCTACGCCGTCACGATCAGCGGAACCAGCCCCGGCAAGGTCTTCACGTCCCCGTCCCTGGACGGCCCCTGGACCGCACGCGGCGACGTCGTGGTCGCATCGGGCCCGTACTCCAGCAGCTTCCGCACCCAGGACAACCTCCGGATCATCCTGCGGCCCGATGGCAAGTACGAGGCGATCACCTCGAACTTCCAGCTCGCCACAGCAGACAACGTCACCGGCCCCTACACGGTGCTCACCCCGCGGCTGTTCGACCAGATCGCCGGTAGTCCCAACCAGGACATGGCAGACCCGCTCCTGTTCTACACAGGACACACCTACCACGTGATCTTCAACAACTGGCGCGCGAAGAAGGCCTACCACTACACCTCCAGCGACGGCGTCACCAACTGGACGCTCCAGCCGGGTATCGCCTACGACCCCACCGCCGGCTTCATCCGCTACACAGACGGCACCGTGAACAACTGGACCAAGCTCGAACGCCCCGGTGTCTACATCGAGAACGGCCACGCCGTCGCCATGACGTTCGCAGCGATCGACGTGGAAAAGGAAAACGACCTCGGCAACGGCCAGCACGGCAGCAAAGTCATCGTGGTGCCCTTCGACGGCGCCGGCCTGGACGACACGAGCCCCGGACCGCAGGGCAGCATGATCGTCGGTGGTCAATCCGGCCGATGCGTGGACGTGCCCGGCGCGAGCACGACCAACGGCACACAGGTGCAACTGTGGGACTGCGGCGGCCAGCCCAACCAGCGGTGGACTGCCACTTCCGGCAAACAGTTGCAGGTGTACGGCAACAAGTGCCTCGACGCCAGCGGCCGAGGAACCACCAACGGCACACAGGTCGTCATCTGGGACTGCAACGGCCAATCCAACCAGCAGTGGAACATCAACACCAACGGCACCATCACCGGCGTGCAGTCCGGACTCTGCCTCGACGCCACCGCCAACGGCACCGCAAACGGCACCAAACTGATCCTCTGGACCTGCAACGGAGGGCAGAACCAGAGATGGACCCTGCGTAGCTGA
- a CDS encoding helix-turn-helix domain-containing protein — MTDTLTQSLAVTLREARTSRDLSVNALAERSGVSRAMITKIERGEAQPTAALLGRLTAAMSMTLSELVARAEGGDRRLVRAAEQPTWTDPGTGYRRRAVSPAAGGPLELVEVELPPGAVVSYLADSFAFKHQQLWVLSGHLRFREGDTDHELDAGDCLQLGPPAPCSFINPTDEPCRYLVALVKRWT; from the coding sequence GTGACGGACACGCTGACGCAGTCCCTGGCGGTCACGCTGCGCGAGGCGCGCACGTCCCGCGACCTCTCGGTCAACGCGCTGGCCGAGCGGTCCGGGGTGTCCCGGGCGATGATCACCAAGATCGAACGCGGCGAGGCCCAGCCGACCGCCGCGCTGCTCGGCCGCCTGACCGCGGCGATGAGCATGACGCTGTCCGAACTGGTCGCGCGGGCCGAGGGCGGCGACCGCCGACTGGTCCGCGCGGCCGAGCAGCCGACCTGGACCGACCCGGGAACGGGCTACCGGCGGCGGGCGGTCTCACCGGCGGCGGGCGGCCCGCTGGAGCTGGTGGAGGTCGAACTGCCGCCCGGCGCGGTGGTGTCGTACCTGGCGGACTCGTTCGCGTTCAAGCACCAGCAACTGTGGGTGCTGTCCGGGCACCTGCGCTTCCGCGAAGGCGACACGGACCACGAACTCGACGCCGGCGACTGCCTGCAACTCGGCCCACCCGCGCCGTGCTCGTTCATCAACCCGACCGACGAACCGTGCCGCTACCTGGTCGCGCTGGTCAAGCGCTGGACGTGA
- a CDS encoding acyl-CoA dehydrogenase family protein: MTSLDVRAPEAVRDEGPTTADEIFARARAAVPLLRARSEEIERNRHLPADVVELLRSTGVFRMALAAERGGPELTSAQQTEVIEILSYGDTSAGWCAMIGMDTPLYSAFLSEDAVAEMFPHKDMITAGLIFPSGRAERVPGGYRLSGRWQFGSGITHADWVSAGSFVTHGGELETGPDGKPVWRLMLVPPEQVRTIDTWHTTGLRGSGSRDYEITDVFVPESHSFSFGTPLSRTGPLAAPEAFVRNMPGVPLGLARAALDYVREHAIERVNRQTGERWADNYRVQLTLGEAEMDFQAARHAVYGSLNQQWALLESGKTLDDFTKDERIGTMLPRVNAFRAARRIVTKLYDLLATTSIYQPSPMDRWLRDITTMCQHVVVQDLIVQSAGAHLLGGTPLFPFALGIVD, from the coding sequence ATGACCAGCTTGGACGTCCGCGCCCCCGAAGCCGTCCGCGACGAGGGGCCGACCACCGCCGACGAGATCTTCGCCCGGGCCAGGGCAGCGGTGCCGCTGTTACGAGCGCGGTCGGAGGAGATCGAGCGGAACCGGCACCTGCCCGCCGACGTCGTCGAGCTGCTGCGCTCCACGGGCGTGTTCCGGATGGCCCTCGCGGCCGAGCGCGGCGGCCCGGAACTGACCTCCGCCCAGCAGACCGAGGTCATCGAGATCCTGTCCTACGGCGACACCTCGGCCGGCTGGTGCGCCATGATCGGCATGGACACCCCGCTGTACTCGGCGTTCCTGAGCGAGGACGCCGTCGCGGAGATGTTCCCGCACAAGGACATGATCACCGCCGGCCTGATCTTCCCCTCCGGGCGCGCCGAGCGGGTGCCGGGCGGCTACCGGCTGAGCGGGCGCTGGCAGTTCGGCAGCGGCATCACCCACGCGGACTGGGTGTCGGCCGGCAGCTTCGTCACCCACGGCGGCGAGCTGGAGACCGGACCCGACGGCAAGCCGGTGTGGCGCCTGATGCTCGTGCCGCCGGAGCAGGTCCGCACGATCGACACCTGGCACACCACCGGGCTGCGCGGCAGCGGCAGCCGCGACTACGAGATCACCGACGTGTTCGTGCCGGAGTCGCACTCGTTCAGCTTCGGCACCCCGTTGAGCCGCACCGGGCCGCTGGCCGCGCCGGAAGCGTTCGTGCGCAACATGCCCGGGGTGCCGCTGGGCCTGGCGCGGGCCGCGCTGGACTACGTGCGGGAGCACGCGATCGAGCGCGTGAACCGGCAGACCGGTGAGCGCTGGGCGGACAACTACCGCGTCCAGCTCACGCTCGGCGAGGCGGAGATGGACTTCCAGGCCGCCCGCCACGCGGTCTACGGCAGCCTGAACCAGCAGTGGGCGCTGCTCGAATCCGGCAAGACCCTCGACGACTTCACCAAGGACGAGCGCATCGGCACGATGCTGCCGCGCGTCAACGCCTTCCGGGCCGCCCGCCGCATCGTCACGAAGCTCTACGACCTGCTCGCCACCACCTCCATCTACCAACCGTCCCCGATGGACCGGTGGCTGCGCGACATCACCACCATGTGCCAGCACGTCGTCGTGCAGGACCTGATCGTCCAGTCGGCCGGAGCGCACCTGCTCGGCGGCACCCCGCTGTTCCCGTTCGCCCTGGGGATCGTGGACTGA
- a CDS encoding pyridoxamine 5'-phosphate oxidase family protein encodes MQRKAGEGGPHWGSPMFDGDIPPGFRAFMAAQRLVAISGEDADERVWCTVLSGPPGFVDAVDERTVVLHAVPPDGDPLAEAFREPRDIGVVVMSPETARRVRVNGKATRDGDRLVVRTEQVLGNCPKYLQVRDVTAVVADPPGPARVGAALTPAQRAWVESADTFFIGSRSPADGADASHRGGLPGFVTASAPDRLSWPDYPGNSFFMTLGNIELNPKAGLVFLDWATGSTLQVTGRCGVDWRARRAAALPGAQRVVDFHVERVVQIDGASPLRWSAPRYSRFNPPVPAQRTTTPEEPR; translated from the coding sequence ATGCAGAGAAAAGCCGGCGAAGGCGGTCCGCACTGGGGCTCGCCGATGTTCGACGGCGACATCCCGCCGGGTTTCCGGGCGTTCATGGCCGCGCAGCGCCTCGTCGCGATCAGCGGTGAGGACGCCGACGAGCGCGTGTGGTGCACGGTGCTGAGCGGCCCGCCGGGGTTCGTCGACGCGGTGGACGAGCGGACCGTCGTCCTGCACGCCGTCCCGCCGGACGGCGACCCGCTGGCCGAGGCGTTCCGCGAACCGCGCGACATCGGGGTGGTCGTGATGTCGCCGGAGACCGCGCGGCGGGTCCGGGTCAACGGCAAGGCCACGCGCGACGGGGACCGACTGGTCGTGCGCACCGAGCAGGTCCTGGGCAACTGCCCCAAGTACCTCCAGGTCCGCGACGTCACCGCCGTCGTGGCCGACCCGCCGGGGCCGGCCCGCGTCGGCGCCGCGCTCACCCCGGCGCAACGGGCGTGGGTCGAGTCGGCCGACACGTTCTTCATCGGCAGCAGGTCGCCCGCCGACGGCGCGGACGCCTCGCACCGGGGCGGTCTGCCCGGCTTCGTCACCGCGTCCGCGCCGGACCGGCTGAGCTGGCCCGACTACCCCGGCAACTCCTTCTTCATGACGCTGGGCAACATCGAACTCAACCCCAAGGCGGGACTGGTGTTCCTCGACTGGGCCACCGGCTCGACGCTCCAGGTGACCGGGCGCTGCGGCGTCGACTGGCGGGCGCGACGTGCCGCCGCGCTGCCCGGGGCGCAGCGGGTGGTCGACTTCCACGTCGAACGGGTGGTGCAGATCGACGGCGCGAGCCCGCTGCGCTGGTCGGCGCCCCGCTACTCCAGGTTCAACCCGCCGGTACCGGCACAACGGACGACGACACCGGAGGAACCCCGATGA
- a CDS encoding AMP-binding protein, which translates to MTQTLQALSIVDGGPLPEPTSRDLVEVLRRAATAGTGGIVHIGPDGEETWSYQDLLADAARVLTGLRAAGVHPGDKVVMQVERAPDLLAAFWACVLGGFVPVPVTTSPPPNSAYDAAGLLAGVWGMLDGAWVLADRAFPTSYLGDVDSLRASEPATRFHRPDPDSPAVLLLTSGSTGLPKAVTLTHRNIVSRSAATAAVRGLTSANRTFNWMPLDHVGGLVMFHARDTYLGCHQVHAPISWVLQDPLRWLDVISAHRCDTTWAPNFAFGLVVDRADRIAGKSWDLSRLRYIMNGGEPIKPRVANRFLSLLAPFGLPSTAMHPGWGMSETTAGVVDCVYPAGMDEDTRFIPVGVPHPGLSLRVVDEAGEVVPEGVEGRLQATGLPITPGYYNNPEQNARSFSADGWFKTGDLAFLRDGVLTVTGRVDDVVEIDGVGYFGHEIEAVVEELPFVAPSYTVACPVNGDLVIFYVPRSGTGSDADAWHIVDHVSQRMSVPVRRVVAVTADQVPKTGIGKLRRSALAATLED; encoded by the coding sequence ATGACGCAGACGCTCCAAGCCCTGTCGATCGTCGACGGCGGCCCGCTGCCCGAGCCCACGAGCCGCGACCTCGTCGAGGTGCTGCGGCGCGCCGCGACCGCCGGCACCGGCGGCATCGTCCACATCGGACCGGACGGCGAGGAGACGTGGTCCTACCAGGACCTGCTCGCCGACGCCGCCCGCGTCCTCACCGGACTGCGCGCCGCGGGCGTGCACCCCGGCGACAAGGTGGTGATGCAGGTCGAACGCGCGCCCGACCTGCTGGCCGCGTTCTGGGCGTGCGTCCTGGGCGGGTTCGTGCCCGTCCCGGTCACCACGTCCCCGCCACCCAACAGCGCCTACGACGCCGCGGGACTCCTCGCGGGGGTGTGGGGCATGCTGGACGGGGCGTGGGTGCTCGCCGACCGCGCGTTCCCCACCTCCTACCTGGGCGACGTCGACTCCCTGCGCGCGAGCGAACCGGCGACGCGGTTCCACCGGCCCGACCCCGACTCCCCGGCCGTGCTGCTGCTCACCTCCGGGAGCACGGGCCTGCCCAAGGCCGTCACGCTGACCCACCGCAACATCGTCAGCCGGTCCGCCGCGACGGCGGCGGTGCGCGGCCTGACGTCGGCGAACCGCACGTTCAACTGGATGCCGCTGGACCACGTCGGCGGGCTGGTCATGTTCCACGCCCGGGACACCTACCTGGGCTGCCACCAGGTGCACGCCCCGATCTCATGGGTGCTCCAGGACCCGTTGCGCTGGCTGGACGTCATCAGCGCGCACCGCTGCGACACGACGTGGGCACCCAACTTCGCGTTCGGGCTCGTCGTCGACCGCGCCGACCGGATCGCCGGCAAGTCCTGGGACCTCAGCAGGCTGCGCTACATCATGAACGGCGGCGAGCCGATCAAGCCGCGCGTGGCCAACCGGTTCCTGAGTCTGCTGGCCCCGTTCGGCCTGCCGTCCACCGCCATGCACCCGGGCTGGGGCATGTCGGAGACGACCGCGGGCGTGGTGGACTGCGTCTACCCGGCGGGGATGGACGAGGACACCCGGTTCATCCCGGTGGGCGTCCCGCACCCCGGCCTGTCGCTGCGGGTGGTCGACGAGGCGGGCGAGGTGGTGCCCGAGGGCGTGGAGGGCCGGCTCCAGGCGACCGGCCTGCCGATCACGCCGGGCTACTACAACAACCCCGAGCAGAACGCGCGGTCGTTCTCGGCGGACGGCTGGTTCAAGACCGGCGACCTGGCCTTCCTGCGCGACGGCGTCCTCACCGTCACCGGCCGCGTGGACGACGTGGTCGAGATCGACGGCGTCGGCTACTTCGGCCACGAGATCGAGGCGGTGGTGGAGGAACTGCCGTTCGTCGCCCCGTCCTACACGGTGGCGTGCCCGGTGAACGGCGACCTGGTGATCTTCTACGTCCCGCGCTCCGGCACCGGCTCGGACGCCGACGCGTGGCACATCGTCGACCACGTGTCGCAGCGGATGTCCGTGCCCGTGCGCCGGGTGGTCGCCGTGACGGCGGACCAGGTACCGAAGACCGGCATCGGCAAACTGCGCCGTTCGGCGCTGGCGGCGACGCTGGAGGACTGA